The Toxorhynchites rutilus septentrionalis strain SRP chromosome 3, ASM2978413v1, whole genome shotgun sequence genome includes a region encoding these proteins:
- the LOC129778912 gene encoding uncharacterized protein LOC129778912, translating to MERSGASQDKKVPPLKIKINVDSSLRAVSTSDEDDPLSGEEDSSSENGNLIIDEKHVDSLEDGSLDGETIIVDDVMIDEDFIDADFLQDSSQRSSCRQSTTSEEQNVHVEPISTYQETSANIPAHSSKGSRRKSHHVPKQADDVVFEEATIISAHDDELSELNESPNRHLMKNISTLRSCLNYVLEQQGYRPMSFKHNSDNVTKLIEQYNQMKNIKSSKKY from the coding sequence ATGGAAAGATCCGGGGCATCCCAAGACAAGAAAGTTCCGCcgcttaaaataaaaataaacgtcGACAGTTCACTGCGAGCGGTGTCCACATCCGATGAAGATGATCCACTGTCTGGTGAAGAAGATTCCAGTTCTGAGAATGGAAATTTAATAATCGATGAGAAGCACGTCGATTCGCTGGAGGATGGATCGTTGGATGGGGAAACAATAATTGTAGATGATGTTATGATTGACGAAGATTTCATAGATGCGGATTTTTTACAAGACTCTTCCCAGCGATCGTCATGTAGACAATCTACCACTAGCGAGGAGCAGAATGTTCACGTGGAACCGATTAGTACTTATCAGGAAACAAGTGCAAATATACCAGCTCACAGTTCCAAGGGAAGCCGGCGTAAAAGCCATCACGTTCCGAAGCAAGCGGatgatgttgtttttgaggAAGCTACAATCATCTCCGCTCATGACGATGAGCTGAGTGAATTGAATGAGAGTCCCAATAggcatttgatgaaaaatatttccACGCTGAGGAGCTGTTTGAATTATGTTCTGGAGCAGCAGGGTTATAGGCCTATGTCATTCAAGCATAACTCTGATAATGTTACGAAACTTATCGAACAATATAATCAAATGAAGAATATAAAAAGCagcaaaaaatattga